Proteins from one Syngnathus scovelli strain Florida chromosome 9, RoL_Ssco_1.2, whole genome shotgun sequence genomic window:
- the lipeb gene encoding hormone-sensitive lipase isoform X2 has product MASSKKSGGSGRFDKSVNGRRSTRLKEAPVAADTDETRLRREDTDKDRSLNTDAVMDTAAVFAALYNVCEENAAFFSGGVKGPQSDAARRLVDTMKLIQEHARTLEPVISGFAAIYHHFDFDPHIPANGYRSLVKVVRCCLLHIIHKGRYISSNRRSIFFRVAHNAGEMEAYCNALCQLRALLYLARRMLHDNGHGDLFFHDESGLSESFVREYSSMHKGCFYGRCLGFQFTPAIRPSLQTIAIGLVAFGENYKRNQSGIGVVASSIFTSGKYVIDPELRGAEFERITQNLDIHFWKTYWNITETEVLSSLVSMTSVTVKVNRALSVPPIPFDLPLAANPRASVSIPQPSAHIGTNPVQMRLISYELREGQDSESLLSLTRSDAGAISLSLRMKAKRLPPSPCLLIHFHGGGFVAQTSKSHEPYLKSWSHDLGVPILSVDYSLAPEAPFPRALEECFFAYCWALRNHQLLGWTGEKVCLAGDSAGGNLCVTTSMRAATYGVRMPDGLVATYPAMLLTAYASPSRLLSLMDPMVPLSVLSRCVSAYTGNEPPTEKQVEKLSTLTTVRRDTALLLRDFRQGASNWIHSLLDSNRGADSQPLAADTVRTSVSETSISSPHVDPPVPSEPDDFPARKLSAKSQTFQDLRAHNSASLCNPPLVSERTPEEVHFSISSETHSSVHNDLSLVAIPPPDGKEGSEFPVGFEPLRSEQLSEMKLLSSPMAKDPFCSPLLASDSMLKALPPVHIVACALDPMLDDSVMFAKRLRAVGQPVTMCVVDDLPHGFLSLSQLSQETKEAAGICAERIRAVFAQKEMPPPEPRKHRKLERTDRGGAALFVQGEPGSGLGAKMAEGDSFVTITQSDVEGVGA; this is encoded by the exons ATGGCGTCAAGCAAGAAGAGTGGTGGGAGCGGCAGGTTCGACAAAAGTGTCAACGGGCGACGCTCGACCAGACTTAAAGAGGCTCCAGTGG CCGCTGACACTGATGAGACTCGTCTGAGAAG AGAGGATACAGACAAGGACAGAAGCTTGAACACAGATGCCG TGATGGACACCGCAGCAGTTTTTGCGGCCCTATACAATGTGTGTGAGGAGAACGCTGCCTTCTTCTCGGGCGGGGTCAAAGGCCCGCAAAGTGACGCGGCCCGCCGGCTGGTGGACACCATGAAGCTGATCCAGGAGCACGCCCGCACCCTGGAGCCCGTCATCTCCGGCTTTGCCGCCATCTACCACCACTTTGACTTTGACCCCCACATACCAGCCAACGGCTATCGATCTCTCGTCAAG GTGGTGCGTTGCTGCCTCCTCCACATCATCCACAAGGGGCGCTACATTAGCAGCAACCGCCGCAGCATCTTCTTCCGTGTGGCCCACAACGCGGGAGAGATGGAGGCCTACTGCAACGCGCTGTGCCAGCTGCGGGCGTTGCTTTACCTGGCCCGCCGCATGCTGCACGACAATGGCCACGGCGACCTCTTCTTCCACGACGAGAGCGGCCTCAGCGAGAGCTTCGTGCGCGAATACAGCTCCATGCACAAGGGGTGCTTCTATGGCCGCTGCCTAGGCTTTCAG TTCACCCCGGCTATCCGTCCGTCCCTACAGACCATCGCCATCGGCCTCGTGGCCTTTGGAGAGAACTACAAGCGCAATCAGTCTGGAATAG GTGTGGTGGCCAGCTCCATTTTCACGTCAGGCAAGTACGTCATCGACCCCGAGTTGAGGGGGGCCGAGTTTGAGCGCATCACCCAGAATCTCGACATCCATTTCTGGAAGACCTACTGGAACATCACAGAGACCGAAGTGCTATCG AGTCTGGTCAGCATGACGTCCGTGACGGTCAAGGTGAACCGAGCGCTCTCCGTGCCTCCCATACCCTTCGACCTCCCGCTGGCAGCCAATCCGCGAGCCTCAGTGTCTATACCGCAGCCCTCGGCACACATTGGCACCAACCCTGTCCAGATGAGGCTCATCTCCTACGAGCTGCGGGAAGGACAG GACAGTGAGAGCCTGCTCTCGCTCACCCGCTCTGATGCGGGCGCCATCTCCCTCTCACTGCGGATGAAGGCCAAGCGGCTGCCGCCGTCCCCCTGCCTTCTCATCCACTTCCACGGCGGAGGCTTTGTGGCTCAGACCTCCAAATCCCATGAG CCCTACCTGAAGAGCTGGTCCCATGACTTGGGCGTCCCCATTCTATCAGTGGACTACTCCCTGGCACCCGAGGCCCCTTTTCCGCGGGCCCTGGAGGAGTGCTTCTTTGCGTACTGCTGGGCTTTGCGGAACCACCAGCTGCTCG GCTGGACCGGCGAGAAAGTCTGCCTAGCAGGCGACAGCGCTGGGGGCAACCTGTGCGTGACAACGTCGATGCGGGCAGCCACCTACGGTGTGCGTATGCCAGATGGCCTGGTGGCCACCTACCCAGCCATGCTACTCACCGCCTACGCCTCGCcgtcccggctgctcagcctcatGGACCCTATGGTGCCACTCAGCGTGCTCTCCAGGTGTGTCAGCGCCTACACAG GTAATGAGCCACCGACAGAAAAGCAGGTGGAGAAGCTGAGCACACTCACCACGGTGAGGAGGGACACAGCGCTGCTGCTCCGAGACTTCCGGCAGGGCGCGTCCAACTGGATCCACTCTCTCCTGGACTCCAACAGAGGCGCCGACTCGCAACCGCTAGCCGCTG ACACGGTGAGGACGAGTGTGTCGGAGACGTCCATCTCCTCGCCTCACGTGGACCCGCCGGTGCCGTCAGAGCCAGACGACTTCCCGGCCAGGAAGTTATCTGCAAAGAGCCAGACGTTCCAGGACCTCAGAGCTCATAATTCTGCCTCCCTCTGCAACCCGCCGCTTGTGTCTGAGCGCACT CCTGAAGAAGTCCACTTCTCCATCTCATCGGAGACTCACTCATCCGTGCACAATGACCTGTCTTTGGTGGCCATACCGCCTCCTGATGGCAAGGAGGGTTCTGAGTTCCCGGTGGGCTTTGAGCCACTACGCTCGGAGCAGCTGTCTGAGATGAAGCTGCTCAGTTCGCCGATGGCCAAGGACCCTTTCTGTTCTCCCCTTCTGGCCTCAGACAGCATGCTGAAGGCTCTGCCGCCCGTGCACATCGTG GCGTGCGCCCTGGACCCCATGCTGGACGACTCGGTGATGTTCGCCAAGCGCCTGCGGGCCGTCGGGCAGCCTGTCACCATGTGCGTGGTGGACGACCTCCCCCACGGGTTCTTGAGTCTGTCGCAGCTCTCCCAGGAGACCAAGGAGGCGGCCGGCATCTGCGCTGAGCGCATCCGCGCCGTCTTCGCGCAGAAGGAGATGCCGCCACCCGAGCCGCGcaagcaccgcaagctggaacgAACTGATAGGGGTGGCGCCGCCCTGTTTGTccaaggtgagccaggctcgggGCTCGGGGCTAAAATGGCTGAAGGAGACAGCTTTGTCACAATCACCCAAAGTGATGTGGAGGGCGTTGGAGCTTAG
- the lipeb gene encoding hormone-sensitive lipase isoform X3 has product MASSKKSGGSGRFDKSVNGRRSTRLKEAPVVMDTAAVFAALYNVCEENAAFFSGGVKGPQSDAARRLVDTMKLIQEHARTLEPVISGFAAIYHHFDFDPHIPANGYRSLVKVVRCCLLHIIHKGRYISSNRRSIFFRVAHNAGEMEAYCNALCQLRALLYLARRMLHDNGHGDLFFHDESGLSESFVREYSSMHKGCFYGRCLGFQFTPAIRPSLQTIAIGLVAFGENYKRNQSGIGVVASSIFTSGKYVIDPELRGAEFERITQNLDIHFWKTYWNITETEVLSSLVSMTSVTVKVNRALSVPPIPFDLPLAANPRASVSIPQPSAHIGTNPVQMRLISYELREGQDSESLLSLTRSDAGAISLSLRMKAKRLPPSPCLLIHFHGGGFVAQTSKSHEPYLKSWSHDLGVPILSVDYSLAPEAPFPRALEECFFAYCWALRNHQLLGWTGEKVCLAGDSAGGNLCVTTSMRAATYGVRMPDGLVATYPAMLLTAYASPSRLLSLMDPMVPLSVLSRCVSAYTGNEPPTEKQVEKLSTLTTVRRDTALLLRDFRQGASNWIHSLLDSNRGADSQPLAADTVRTSVSETSISSPHVDPPVPSEPDDFPARKLSAKSQTFQDLRAHNSASLCNPPLVSERTPEEVHFSISSETHSSVHNDLSLVAIPPPDGKEGSEFPVGFEPLRSEQLSEMKLLSSPMAKDPFCSPLLASDSMLKALPPVHIVACALDPMLDDSVMFAKRLRAVGQPVTMCVVDDLPHGFLSLSQLSQETKEAAGICAERIRAVFAQKEMPPPEPRKHRKLERTDRGGAALFVQGEPGSGLGAKMAEGDSFVTITQSDVEGVGA; this is encoded by the exons ATGGCGTCAAGCAAGAAGAGTGGTGGGAGCGGCAGGTTCGACAAAAGTGTCAACGGGCGACGCTCGACCAGACTTAAAGAGGCTCCAGTGG TGATGGACACCGCAGCAGTTTTTGCGGCCCTATACAATGTGTGTGAGGAGAACGCTGCCTTCTTCTCGGGCGGGGTCAAAGGCCCGCAAAGTGACGCGGCCCGCCGGCTGGTGGACACCATGAAGCTGATCCAGGAGCACGCCCGCACCCTGGAGCCCGTCATCTCCGGCTTTGCCGCCATCTACCACCACTTTGACTTTGACCCCCACATACCAGCCAACGGCTATCGATCTCTCGTCAAG GTGGTGCGTTGCTGCCTCCTCCACATCATCCACAAGGGGCGCTACATTAGCAGCAACCGCCGCAGCATCTTCTTCCGTGTGGCCCACAACGCGGGAGAGATGGAGGCCTACTGCAACGCGCTGTGCCAGCTGCGGGCGTTGCTTTACCTGGCCCGCCGCATGCTGCACGACAATGGCCACGGCGACCTCTTCTTCCACGACGAGAGCGGCCTCAGCGAGAGCTTCGTGCGCGAATACAGCTCCATGCACAAGGGGTGCTTCTATGGCCGCTGCCTAGGCTTTCAG TTCACCCCGGCTATCCGTCCGTCCCTACAGACCATCGCCATCGGCCTCGTGGCCTTTGGAGAGAACTACAAGCGCAATCAGTCTGGAATAG GTGTGGTGGCCAGCTCCATTTTCACGTCAGGCAAGTACGTCATCGACCCCGAGTTGAGGGGGGCCGAGTTTGAGCGCATCACCCAGAATCTCGACATCCATTTCTGGAAGACCTACTGGAACATCACAGAGACCGAAGTGCTATCG AGTCTGGTCAGCATGACGTCCGTGACGGTCAAGGTGAACCGAGCGCTCTCCGTGCCTCCCATACCCTTCGACCTCCCGCTGGCAGCCAATCCGCGAGCCTCAGTGTCTATACCGCAGCCCTCGGCACACATTGGCACCAACCCTGTCCAGATGAGGCTCATCTCCTACGAGCTGCGGGAAGGACAG GACAGTGAGAGCCTGCTCTCGCTCACCCGCTCTGATGCGGGCGCCATCTCCCTCTCACTGCGGATGAAGGCCAAGCGGCTGCCGCCGTCCCCCTGCCTTCTCATCCACTTCCACGGCGGAGGCTTTGTGGCTCAGACCTCCAAATCCCATGAG CCCTACCTGAAGAGCTGGTCCCATGACTTGGGCGTCCCCATTCTATCAGTGGACTACTCCCTGGCACCCGAGGCCCCTTTTCCGCGGGCCCTGGAGGAGTGCTTCTTTGCGTACTGCTGGGCTTTGCGGAACCACCAGCTGCTCG GCTGGACCGGCGAGAAAGTCTGCCTAGCAGGCGACAGCGCTGGGGGCAACCTGTGCGTGACAACGTCGATGCGGGCAGCCACCTACGGTGTGCGTATGCCAGATGGCCTGGTGGCCACCTACCCAGCCATGCTACTCACCGCCTACGCCTCGCcgtcccggctgctcagcctcatGGACCCTATGGTGCCACTCAGCGTGCTCTCCAGGTGTGTCAGCGCCTACACAG GTAATGAGCCACCGACAGAAAAGCAGGTGGAGAAGCTGAGCACACTCACCACGGTGAGGAGGGACACAGCGCTGCTGCTCCGAGACTTCCGGCAGGGCGCGTCCAACTGGATCCACTCTCTCCTGGACTCCAACAGAGGCGCCGACTCGCAACCGCTAGCCGCTG ACACGGTGAGGACGAGTGTGTCGGAGACGTCCATCTCCTCGCCTCACGTGGACCCGCCGGTGCCGTCAGAGCCAGACGACTTCCCGGCCAGGAAGTTATCTGCAAAGAGCCAGACGTTCCAGGACCTCAGAGCTCATAATTCTGCCTCCCTCTGCAACCCGCCGCTTGTGTCTGAGCGCACT CCTGAAGAAGTCCACTTCTCCATCTCATCGGAGACTCACTCATCCGTGCACAATGACCTGTCTTTGGTGGCCATACCGCCTCCTGATGGCAAGGAGGGTTCTGAGTTCCCGGTGGGCTTTGAGCCACTACGCTCGGAGCAGCTGTCTGAGATGAAGCTGCTCAGTTCGCCGATGGCCAAGGACCCTTTCTGTTCTCCCCTTCTGGCCTCAGACAGCATGCTGAAGGCTCTGCCGCCCGTGCACATCGTG GCGTGCGCCCTGGACCCCATGCTGGACGACTCGGTGATGTTCGCCAAGCGCCTGCGGGCCGTCGGGCAGCCTGTCACCATGTGCGTGGTGGACGACCTCCCCCACGGGTTCTTGAGTCTGTCGCAGCTCTCCCAGGAGACCAAGGAGGCGGCCGGCATCTGCGCTGAGCGCATCCGCGCCGTCTTCGCGCAGAAGGAGATGCCGCCACCCGAGCCGCGcaagcaccgcaagctggaacgAACTGATAGGGGTGGCGCCGCCCTGTTTGTccaaggtgagccaggctcgggGCTCGGGGCTAAAATGGCTGAAGGAGACAGCTTTGTCACAATCACCCAAAGTGATGTGGAGGGCGTTGGAGCTTAG
- the lipeb gene encoding hormone-sensitive lipase isoform X4, producing MDTAAVFAALYNVCEENAAFFSGGVKGPQSDAARRLVDTMKLIQEHARTLEPVISGFAAIYHHFDFDPHIPANGYRSLVKVVRCCLLHIIHKGRYISSNRRSIFFRVAHNAGEMEAYCNALCQLRALLYLARRMLHDNGHGDLFFHDESGLSESFVREYSSMHKGCFYGRCLGFQFTPAIRPSLQTIAIGLVAFGENYKRNQSGIGVVASSIFTSGKYVIDPELRGAEFERITQNLDIHFWKTYWNITETEVLSSLVSMTSVTVKVNRALSVPPIPFDLPLAANPRASVSIPQPSAHIGTNPVQMRLISYELREGQDSESLLSLTRSDAGAISLSLRMKAKRLPPSPCLLIHFHGGGFVAQTSKSHEPYLKSWSHDLGVPILSVDYSLAPEAPFPRALEECFFAYCWALRNHQLLGWTGEKVCLAGDSAGGNLCVTTSMRAATYGVRMPDGLVATYPAMLLTAYASPSRLLSLMDPMVPLSVLSRCVSAYTGNEPPTEKQVEKLSTLTTVRRDTALLLRDFRQGASNWIHSLLDSNRGADSQPLAADTVRTSVSETSISSPHVDPPVPSEPDDFPARKLSAKSQTFQDLRAHNSASLCNPPLVSERTPEEVHFSISSETHSSVHNDLSLVAIPPPDGKEGSEFPVGFEPLRSEQLSEMKLLSSPMAKDPFCSPLLASDSMLKALPPVHIVACALDPMLDDSVMFAKRLRAVGQPVTMCVVDDLPHGFLSLSQLSQETKEAAGICAERIRAVFAQKEMPPPEPRKHRKLERTDRGGAALFVQGEPGSGLGAKMAEGDSFVTITQSDVEGVGA from the exons ATGGACACCGCAGCAGTTTTTGCGGCCCTATACAATGTGTGTGAGGAGAACGCTGCCTTCTTCTCGGGCGGGGTCAAAGGCCCGCAAAGTGACGCGGCCCGCCGGCTGGTGGACACCATGAAGCTGATCCAGGAGCACGCCCGCACCCTGGAGCCCGTCATCTCCGGCTTTGCCGCCATCTACCACCACTTTGACTTTGACCCCCACATACCAGCCAACGGCTATCGATCTCTCGTCAAG GTGGTGCGTTGCTGCCTCCTCCACATCATCCACAAGGGGCGCTACATTAGCAGCAACCGCCGCAGCATCTTCTTCCGTGTGGCCCACAACGCGGGAGAGATGGAGGCCTACTGCAACGCGCTGTGCCAGCTGCGGGCGTTGCTTTACCTGGCCCGCCGCATGCTGCACGACAATGGCCACGGCGACCTCTTCTTCCACGACGAGAGCGGCCTCAGCGAGAGCTTCGTGCGCGAATACAGCTCCATGCACAAGGGGTGCTTCTATGGCCGCTGCCTAGGCTTTCAG TTCACCCCGGCTATCCGTCCGTCCCTACAGACCATCGCCATCGGCCTCGTGGCCTTTGGAGAGAACTACAAGCGCAATCAGTCTGGAATAG GTGTGGTGGCCAGCTCCATTTTCACGTCAGGCAAGTACGTCATCGACCCCGAGTTGAGGGGGGCCGAGTTTGAGCGCATCACCCAGAATCTCGACATCCATTTCTGGAAGACCTACTGGAACATCACAGAGACCGAAGTGCTATCG AGTCTGGTCAGCATGACGTCCGTGACGGTCAAGGTGAACCGAGCGCTCTCCGTGCCTCCCATACCCTTCGACCTCCCGCTGGCAGCCAATCCGCGAGCCTCAGTGTCTATACCGCAGCCCTCGGCACACATTGGCACCAACCCTGTCCAGATGAGGCTCATCTCCTACGAGCTGCGGGAAGGACAG GACAGTGAGAGCCTGCTCTCGCTCACCCGCTCTGATGCGGGCGCCATCTCCCTCTCACTGCGGATGAAGGCCAAGCGGCTGCCGCCGTCCCCCTGCCTTCTCATCCACTTCCACGGCGGAGGCTTTGTGGCTCAGACCTCCAAATCCCATGAG CCCTACCTGAAGAGCTGGTCCCATGACTTGGGCGTCCCCATTCTATCAGTGGACTACTCCCTGGCACCCGAGGCCCCTTTTCCGCGGGCCCTGGAGGAGTGCTTCTTTGCGTACTGCTGGGCTTTGCGGAACCACCAGCTGCTCG GCTGGACCGGCGAGAAAGTCTGCCTAGCAGGCGACAGCGCTGGGGGCAACCTGTGCGTGACAACGTCGATGCGGGCAGCCACCTACGGTGTGCGTATGCCAGATGGCCTGGTGGCCACCTACCCAGCCATGCTACTCACCGCCTACGCCTCGCcgtcccggctgctcagcctcatGGACCCTATGGTGCCACTCAGCGTGCTCTCCAGGTGTGTCAGCGCCTACACAG GTAATGAGCCACCGACAGAAAAGCAGGTGGAGAAGCTGAGCACACTCACCACGGTGAGGAGGGACACAGCGCTGCTGCTCCGAGACTTCCGGCAGGGCGCGTCCAACTGGATCCACTCTCTCCTGGACTCCAACAGAGGCGCCGACTCGCAACCGCTAGCCGCTG ACACGGTGAGGACGAGTGTGTCGGAGACGTCCATCTCCTCGCCTCACGTGGACCCGCCGGTGCCGTCAGAGCCAGACGACTTCCCGGCCAGGAAGTTATCTGCAAAGAGCCAGACGTTCCAGGACCTCAGAGCTCATAATTCTGCCTCCCTCTGCAACCCGCCGCTTGTGTCTGAGCGCACT CCTGAAGAAGTCCACTTCTCCATCTCATCGGAGACTCACTCATCCGTGCACAATGACCTGTCTTTGGTGGCCATACCGCCTCCTGATGGCAAGGAGGGTTCTGAGTTCCCGGTGGGCTTTGAGCCACTACGCTCGGAGCAGCTGTCTGAGATGAAGCTGCTCAGTTCGCCGATGGCCAAGGACCCTTTCTGTTCTCCCCTTCTGGCCTCAGACAGCATGCTGAAGGCTCTGCCGCCCGTGCACATCGTG GCGTGCGCCCTGGACCCCATGCTGGACGACTCGGTGATGTTCGCCAAGCGCCTGCGGGCCGTCGGGCAGCCTGTCACCATGTGCGTGGTGGACGACCTCCCCCACGGGTTCTTGAGTCTGTCGCAGCTCTCCCAGGAGACCAAGGAGGCGGCCGGCATCTGCGCTGAGCGCATCCGCGCCGTCTTCGCGCAGAAGGAGATGCCGCCACCCGAGCCGCGcaagcaccgcaagctggaacgAACTGATAGGGGTGGCGCCGCCCTGTTTGTccaaggtgagccaggctcgggGCTCGGGGCTAAAATGGCTGAAGGAGACAGCTTTGTCACAATCACCCAAAGTGATGTGGAGGGCGTTGGAGCTTAG
- the lipeb gene encoding hormone-sensitive lipase isoform X1 gives MLNLGSFRQHFHLKETNEAARVKPENCLFALGHLPSLLPFSRLSMSLTQSFFSTMLTREDTDKDRSLNTDAVMDTAAVFAALYNVCEENAAFFSGGVKGPQSDAARRLVDTMKLIQEHARTLEPVISGFAAIYHHFDFDPHIPANGYRSLVKVVRCCLLHIIHKGRYISSNRRSIFFRVAHNAGEMEAYCNALCQLRALLYLARRMLHDNGHGDLFFHDESGLSESFVREYSSMHKGCFYGRCLGFQFTPAIRPSLQTIAIGLVAFGENYKRNQSGIGVVASSIFTSGKYVIDPELRGAEFERITQNLDIHFWKTYWNITETEVLSSLVSMTSVTVKVNRALSVPPIPFDLPLAANPRASVSIPQPSAHIGTNPVQMRLISYELREGQDSESLLSLTRSDAGAISLSLRMKAKRLPPSPCLLIHFHGGGFVAQTSKSHEPYLKSWSHDLGVPILSVDYSLAPEAPFPRALEECFFAYCWALRNHQLLGWTGEKVCLAGDSAGGNLCVTTSMRAATYGVRMPDGLVATYPAMLLTAYASPSRLLSLMDPMVPLSVLSRCVSAYTGNEPPTEKQVEKLSTLTTVRRDTALLLRDFRQGASNWIHSLLDSNRGADSQPLAADTVRTSVSETSISSPHVDPPVPSEPDDFPARKLSAKSQTFQDLRAHNSASLCNPPLVSERTPEEVHFSISSETHSSVHNDLSLVAIPPPDGKEGSEFPVGFEPLRSEQLSEMKLLSSPMAKDPFCSPLLASDSMLKALPPVHIVACALDPMLDDSVMFAKRLRAVGQPVTMCVVDDLPHGFLSLSQLSQETKEAAGICAERIRAVFAQKEMPPPEPRKHRKLERTDRGGAALFVQGEPGSGLGAKMAEGDSFVTITQSDVEGVGA, from the exons ATGCTCAATCTGGGAAGCTTCCGACAACATTTCCACCTCAAGGAAACTAACGAGGCGGCAAGAGTCAAACCGGAAAACTGTCTCTTTGCTCTGGGCCACCTTCCTTCCCTTCTTCCATTTTCCCGTCTTTCCATGTCACTCACTCAGTCTTTCTTTTCCACCATGCTCACAAGAGAGGATACAGACAAGGACAGAAGCTTGAACACAGATGCCG TGATGGACACCGCAGCAGTTTTTGCGGCCCTATACAATGTGTGTGAGGAGAACGCTGCCTTCTTCTCGGGCGGGGTCAAAGGCCCGCAAAGTGACGCGGCCCGCCGGCTGGTGGACACCATGAAGCTGATCCAGGAGCACGCCCGCACCCTGGAGCCCGTCATCTCCGGCTTTGCCGCCATCTACCACCACTTTGACTTTGACCCCCACATACCAGCCAACGGCTATCGATCTCTCGTCAAG GTGGTGCGTTGCTGCCTCCTCCACATCATCCACAAGGGGCGCTACATTAGCAGCAACCGCCGCAGCATCTTCTTCCGTGTGGCCCACAACGCGGGAGAGATGGAGGCCTACTGCAACGCGCTGTGCCAGCTGCGGGCGTTGCTTTACCTGGCCCGCCGCATGCTGCACGACAATGGCCACGGCGACCTCTTCTTCCACGACGAGAGCGGCCTCAGCGAGAGCTTCGTGCGCGAATACAGCTCCATGCACAAGGGGTGCTTCTATGGCCGCTGCCTAGGCTTTCAG TTCACCCCGGCTATCCGTCCGTCCCTACAGACCATCGCCATCGGCCTCGTGGCCTTTGGAGAGAACTACAAGCGCAATCAGTCTGGAATAG GTGTGGTGGCCAGCTCCATTTTCACGTCAGGCAAGTACGTCATCGACCCCGAGTTGAGGGGGGCCGAGTTTGAGCGCATCACCCAGAATCTCGACATCCATTTCTGGAAGACCTACTGGAACATCACAGAGACCGAAGTGCTATCG AGTCTGGTCAGCATGACGTCCGTGACGGTCAAGGTGAACCGAGCGCTCTCCGTGCCTCCCATACCCTTCGACCTCCCGCTGGCAGCCAATCCGCGAGCCTCAGTGTCTATACCGCAGCCCTCGGCACACATTGGCACCAACCCTGTCCAGATGAGGCTCATCTCCTACGAGCTGCGGGAAGGACAG GACAGTGAGAGCCTGCTCTCGCTCACCCGCTCTGATGCGGGCGCCATCTCCCTCTCACTGCGGATGAAGGCCAAGCGGCTGCCGCCGTCCCCCTGCCTTCTCATCCACTTCCACGGCGGAGGCTTTGTGGCTCAGACCTCCAAATCCCATGAG CCCTACCTGAAGAGCTGGTCCCATGACTTGGGCGTCCCCATTCTATCAGTGGACTACTCCCTGGCACCCGAGGCCCCTTTTCCGCGGGCCCTGGAGGAGTGCTTCTTTGCGTACTGCTGGGCTTTGCGGAACCACCAGCTGCTCG GCTGGACCGGCGAGAAAGTCTGCCTAGCAGGCGACAGCGCTGGGGGCAACCTGTGCGTGACAACGTCGATGCGGGCAGCCACCTACGGTGTGCGTATGCCAGATGGCCTGGTGGCCACCTACCCAGCCATGCTACTCACCGCCTACGCCTCGCcgtcccggctgctcagcctcatGGACCCTATGGTGCCACTCAGCGTGCTCTCCAGGTGTGTCAGCGCCTACACAG GTAATGAGCCACCGACAGAAAAGCAGGTGGAGAAGCTGAGCACACTCACCACGGTGAGGAGGGACACAGCGCTGCTGCTCCGAGACTTCCGGCAGGGCGCGTCCAACTGGATCCACTCTCTCCTGGACTCCAACAGAGGCGCCGACTCGCAACCGCTAGCCGCTG ACACGGTGAGGACGAGTGTGTCGGAGACGTCCATCTCCTCGCCTCACGTGGACCCGCCGGTGCCGTCAGAGCCAGACGACTTCCCGGCCAGGAAGTTATCTGCAAAGAGCCAGACGTTCCAGGACCTCAGAGCTCATAATTCTGCCTCCCTCTGCAACCCGCCGCTTGTGTCTGAGCGCACT CCTGAAGAAGTCCACTTCTCCATCTCATCGGAGACTCACTCATCCGTGCACAATGACCTGTCTTTGGTGGCCATACCGCCTCCTGATGGCAAGGAGGGTTCTGAGTTCCCGGTGGGCTTTGAGCCACTACGCTCGGAGCAGCTGTCTGAGATGAAGCTGCTCAGTTCGCCGATGGCCAAGGACCCTTTCTGTTCTCCCCTTCTGGCCTCAGACAGCATGCTGAAGGCTCTGCCGCCCGTGCACATCGTG GCGTGCGCCCTGGACCCCATGCTGGACGACTCGGTGATGTTCGCCAAGCGCCTGCGGGCCGTCGGGCAGCCTGTCACCATGTGCGTGGTGGACGACCTCCCCCACGGGTTCTTGAGTCTGTCGCAGCTCTCCCAGGAGACCAAGGAGGCGGCCGGCATCTGCGCTGAGCGCATCCGCGCCGTCTTCGCGCAGAAGGAGATGCCGCCACCCGAGCCGCGcaagcaccgcaagctggaacgAACTGATAGGGGTGGCGCCGCCCTGTTTGTccaaggtgagccaggctcgggGCTCGGGGCTAAAATGGCTGAAGGAGACAGCTTTGTCACAATCACCCAAAGTGATGTGGAGGGCGTTGGAGCTTAG